A single region of the Streptomyces sp. ITFR-16 genome encodes:
- a CDS encoding BadF/BadG/BcrA/BcrD ATPase family protein has translation MTSHGHEPGEYVLGVDSGGSGLRVALGTVGADAPLDTEVCAEPVRTGPRGIDAAHLLEQLLPAARSLLARHSAGGRVATAAVGAAGMATLGEQLRAELPAALADALGVRRLALAADAVTAYAGAVGQRPGAVVAAGTGLIALGTDLTRWRRADGWGHLLGDSGGGAWIGRAGLDAAMRAHDGRRGGSAALLARLEAVLCPAAELPGLLYPRADRPALLASFAPEVAACAADDPVAEGILRDAAGHIAEAAAAVCPEAGAGDEPYEVALTGGLFRMGDPLLVPLREELARQLPQARAVPGSGDPLIGSLRIAQALATDGLRLPHHPTLLHVPAQAPLSAPEQGRDQGRQSRAVDR, from the coding sequence ATGACGTCACACGGGCACGAGCCCGGGGAGTACGTCCTCGGAGTGGACTCGGGCGGCTCCGGACTGCGGGTCGCCCTGGGCACCGTGGGCGCGGACGCCCCGCTGGACACCGAGGTGTGCGCCGAACCGGTGCGGACCGGGCCGCGCGGCATCGACGCCGCCCATCTCCTGGAACAACTGCTGCCCGCCGCCCGGAGCCTGCTCGCCCGCCACTCCGCCGGCGGCCGGGTCGCCACGGCAGCGGTCGGCGCGGCGGGCATGGCCACGCTGGGCGAGCAGCTGCGCGCCGAACTGCCGGCGGCCCTGGCCGACGCGCTGGGCGTGCGCCGGCTGGCGCTCGCGGCCGACGCGGTCACCGCGTACGCCGGAGCGGTCGGTCAGCGCCCCGGCGCGGTGGTGGCGGCCGGCACCGGACTGATCGCGCTGGGCACGGACCTGACGCGATGGCGGCGGGCCGACGGCTGGGGGCATCTGCTGGGCGACAGCGGGGGCGGCGCCTGGATCGGGCGGGCCGGACTGGACGCGGCGATGCGGGCCCACGACGGACGGCGCGGCGGTTCGGCCGCGTTGCTGGCCCGGCTGGAGGCGGTGCTCTGCCCGGCGGCCGAACTGCCAGGGCTGCTCTACCCGCGCGCCGACCGGCCCGCCCTGCTGGCCTCGTTCGCCCCCGAGGTCGCCGCGTGCGCGGCGGACGACCCCGTCGCCGAGGGCATCCTGCGGGACGCCGCCGGACACATCGCCGAGGCGGCCGCCGCCGTCTGCCCCGAGGCGGGAGCGGGCGACGAACCGTACGAAGTGGCCTTGACCGGCGGCCTGTTCCGGATGGGCGACCCGCTGCTCGTACCGCTGCGCGAGGAACTGGCGCGGCAGCTGCCGCAGGCACGCGCGGTCCCCGGTTCGGGTGATCCCCTGATCGGTTCGCTGCGCATCGCGCAGGCACTGGCGACGGACGGTCTGCGCCTGCCGCATCACCCGACACTGCTCCACGTTCCGGCACAAGCGCCGCTGTCCGCACCGGAACAGGGGCGTGACCAGGGGCGACAGAGCAGGGCAGTCGACCGGTAA
- a CDS encoding uracil-DNA glycosylase gives MTARPLNEVVEPGWADALAPVAGRIAAMGDFLRAEVAAGRTYLPSGANVLRAFQQPFDEVRVLIVGQDPYPTPGMAIGLSFAVAPDVRRLPGSLENIYREMHTDLGLPRPSNGDLTPWTRQGVLLLNRALTTAPRKPGAHRGKGWEEVTEQAIRALVARGKPMVSVLWGRDARNLRPLLGDLPAIESAHPSPMSADRGFFGSRPFSRTNELLAGLGAQPVDWQLP, from the coding sequence GTGACAGCACGACCGTTGAACGAAGTTGTCGAGCCCGGCTGGGCCGACGCCCTGGCACCCGTGGCCGGACGTATCGCCGCGATGGGTGATTTCCTGCGGGCGGAGGTCGCGGCGGGCCGCACCTACCTCCCGTCCGGGGCGAACGTCCTGCGCGCGTTCCAGCAGCCCTTCGACGAGGTACGCGTCCTGATCGTCGGTCAGGACCCCTACCCCACACCGGGGATGGCGATCGGACTGAGCTTCGCGGTCGCTCCCGACGTCCGCAGGCTGCCGGGCAGCCTGGAGAACATCTACCGCGAGATGCACACGGACCTGGGGCTGCCGCGTCCGTCGAACGGCGATCTCACCCCGTGGACGCGTCAGGGCGTGCTGCTGCTGAACAGGGCCCTGACCACCGCGCCCCGCAAGCCCGGTGCCCATCGCGGCAAGGGCTGGGAAGAGGTCACCGAACAGGCCATCCGCGCCCTGGTCGCCCGGGGCAAGCCGATGGTGTCGGTGCTGTGGGGACGGGACGCGCGCAACCTGCGCCCGCTGCTCGGCGATCTGCCGGCCATCGAGTCCGCCCACCCCTCGCCGATGTCCGCCGACCGGGGCTTCTTCGGTTCGCGGCCCTTCAGCCGCACCAATGAGCTCCTGGCCGGTCTCGGCGCACAGCCGGTGGACTGGCAGCTGCCCTGA